From one Rhodoferax sp. PAMC 29310 genomic stretch:
- a CDS encoding bifunctional diguanylate cyclase/phosphodiesterase: MTTSPHSPPAQKPRRLGWRLTLGFGLLLVLMLLALALAGVQIRTMTVQTQRFATEDMQRLLRVQALSLYTEGASNALLRLMNAPRQNRVEEYADVDERNRRMDGIVASLSDQLKDPMQERTLQRLVAARAAYFTAFLATVDEIEADNSPGAMHAFTDQVRPALGEMLAASNALVNRERERIEEQAEEAQRQLEKLALWVTGLSALAVALAAWLAWRTTRSVVDPLAQLEAAALQIAAGDYSTPSLVTSAVEVNRVGEALSTMAGAIATREREIERLAFRDPLTNLPNRTFLLEPAARRAIGNNVLMMLDLARLKTINETLGFATGDTLIKEAAKRVSAVVEAGESDGTLSAAPKGRGPVVAHLSGGRFAVSFFAPDRPSAERLHLQVQRAMAEPIVCSGHSVDLSWAVGLADSPAEAPLDAPMLMRNAEIALHAAKRATMGLAWYSEAQEAARLSHLGLLSDLRAAVADAQLQMWLQPKFSLQTGLAIGAEALVRWQHPRRGFVSPVEFVPFAEQTGYIGLVTRWMLQQAMQTLAQWAPTQPSLSIAVNISTRDLRNPQFCADIHALMSEHGVNPERLRLEIVESGLMEDPKSSIAVLQGLRDLGVQLSIDDFGTGYSSLAYLQTLPVSELKIDRSFVDRIDQLPGTQRLFKTMVEMGHSMGLMVTAEGVETEAERATITALGCDVMQGYLGSRPLHGAALQAWFEQLPAHPLH, from the coding sequence ATGACGACCTCACCCCACTCGCCCCCCGCCCAGAAACCGCGTCGCCTCGGCTGGCGACTGACCTTGGGCTTTGGCCTGCTGCTGGTCTTGATGCTGCTGGCGCTGGCGCTGGCAGGCGTGCAGATTCGCACCATGACCGTGCAAACCCAACGCTTTGCCACCGAGGACATGCAGCGCCTGCTGCGAGTGCAAGCCTTATCGCTTTACACCGAGGGTGCCTCTAACGCGCTGCTGCGCTTGATGAACGCGCCGCGCCAGAACCGGGTCGAGGAATACGCCGACGTCGATGAGCGCAATCGCCGCATGGACGGCATCGTGGCCTCCCTGTCAGACCAACTCAAGGACCCCATGCAGGAGCGGACGCTTCAACGGCTGGTTGCAGCGCGCGCGGCGTACTTCACCGCGTTTCTGGCGACGGTTGACGAGATCGAAGCGGACAACAGCCCCGGGGCGATGCACGCCTTCACCGACCAGGTGCGCCCCGCCTTGGGCGAGATGCTGGCCGCCTCCAACGCGCTGGTCAACCGCGAACGTGAACGCATTGAAGAACAGGCCGAAGAAGCGCAACGCCAGTTGGAGAAATTGGCCCTGTGGGTCACCGGCCTGTCCGCGCTGGCCGTGGCGCTGGCGGCATGGCTGGCATGGCGCACCACCCGCAGTGTGGTCGACCCATTGGCGCAGCTCGAAGCCGCCGCACTTCAAATTGCCGCCGGCGACTATTCCACTCCTAGTCTTGTCACCAGCGCCGTGGAGGTCAACCGGGTCGGTGAGGCACTGAGCACCATGGCTGGCGCCATTGCCACGCGGGAACGCGAAATCGAACGTTTGGCCTTTCGCGACCCCTTGACCAATTTACCCAACCGCACCTTTCTGCTCGAACCCGCTGCGCGGCGCGCCATTGGCAACAACGTGCTCATGATGCTGGACTTGGCGCGACTGAAAACCATCAACGAAACCCTGGGCTTTGCCACGGGCGACACCCTGATCAAGGAAGCCGCCAAACGCGTGAGCGCCGTTGTCGAGGCCGGAGAGTCAGACGGCACCCTGTCAGCCGCGCCCAAAGGCCGTGGCCCCGTGGTGGCGCATCTGTCCGGTGGGCGCTTTGCGGTCTCCTTTTTTGCCCCGGACCGGCCCAGCGCCGAGCGCCTGCACCTGCAGGTGCAACGGGCCATGGCAGAGCCCATCGTGTGCAGCGGCCACAGTGTGGATCTGAGTTGGGCCGTGGGCCTGGCCGACTCGCCCGCCGAGGCGCCCCTGGATGCACCCATGCTGATGCGCAATGCCGAAATCGCGCTGCATGCGGCCAAACGGGCGACGATGGGCCTGGCCTGGTACAGCGAAGCCCAGGAGGCCGCGCGCTTGAGCCATTTGGGTTTGCTGTCTGACCTGCGGGCCGCCGTGGCCGACGCCCAGCTTCAGATGTGGCTGCAGCCCAAGTTCTCTCTCCAAACCGGCCTGGCCATCGGTGCCGAGGCCTTGGTGCGCTGGCAGCACCCGCGGCGCGGCTTTGTGTCACCGGTCGAGTTTGTGCCCTTTGCCGAGCAAACCGGCTACATCGGTCTGGTCACCCGCTGGATGCTTCAGCAAGCGATGCAAACACTGGCACAGTGGGCGCCAACGCAACCCTCCCTCAGCATCGCGGTGAATATCAGCACGCGCGACTTGCGAAACCCGCAGTTTTGCGCCGACATTCACGCCTTGATGAGCGAACACGGCGTGAACCCCGAGCGACTTCGGCTGGAGATCGTCGAAAGCGGACTGATGGAAGACCCCAAAAGCAGCATTGCCGTACTGCAAGGGCTGCGCGATTTGGGCGTGCAGTTGTCAATTGACGACTTTGGCACCGGCTACTCCTCACTGGCTTATCTGCAAACCCTGCCGGTGAGTGAACTCAAAATTGACCGCAGCTTTGTCGACCGAATTGACCAGCTGCCCGGCACCCAGCGCCTGTTCAAAACCATGGTGGAAATGGGCCACAGCATGGGCTTGATGGTGACGGCAGAAGGGGTGGAGACCGAGGCCGAGCGCGCCACCATCACCGCGCTGGGCTGTGACGTGATGCAAGGCTACTTGGGCAGCCGCCCCTTGCATGGTGCGGCGCTACAGGCTTGGTTTGAACAATTGCCTGCCCACCCCCT
- a CDS encoding DoxX family protein, producing the protein MNTLSSTSPRLRAESLPARLVALFDFGASVLDRFQSLAALLARIYVAQVFFLSGLTKLRDWSVTLFLFQEEYNVPFLSPEVAAVMGTTGELALPVLLVLGLGGRFAALGLSVVNVAAVASLSEIAPAALQQHITWGVLLAALAIYGCGKWTADYVIASRWR; encoded by the coding sequence ATGAACACTCTCTCCTCCACGTCGCCCCGATTGCGCGCCGAATCCTTGCCAGCTCGCCTGGTCGCCCTGTTTGACTTCGGTGCCAGTGTGCTGGACCGGTTTCAATCCCTGGCCGCCTTGTTGGCGCGCATTTACGTGGCGCAGGTGTTTTTCCTGTCTGGCCTGACCAAGTTGCGCGACTGGAGCGTGACGCTTTTCCTGTTTCAGGAAGAGTACAACGTGCCTTTTCTCTCACCTGAGGTTGCTGCAGTGATGGGCACGACTGGTGAGTTGGCCTTGCCAGTGCTCTTGGTGCTGGGCTTGGGCGGGCGATTTGCCGCCTTAGGCTTGTCAGTCGTGAACGTAGCGGCAGTCGCCTCACTCTCTGAAATCGCCCCGGCGGCGCTGCAGCAGCACATCACCTGGGGCGTGCTGCTGGCCGCACTGGCCATCTACGGATGCGGGAAATGGACGGCGGACTACGTCATCGCCAGCCGCTGGCGCTGA